Proteins from a single region of Apis mellifera strain DH4 linkage group LG7, Amel_HAv3.1, whole genome shotgun sequence:
- the LOC550834 gene encoding small ubiquitin-related modifier 3 yields MSDEKKETKTESEHINLKVLGQDSAVVQFKIKKHTPLRKLMNAYCDRVGLAIAAVRFRFDGQPINELDTPTTLEMEEGDTIEVYQQQTGGGLC; encoded by the exons ATGTCTGACGAAAAGAAG GAAACTAAGACAGAATCAGAGCACATAAATTTGAAAGTGCTAGGACAAGATAGTGCAGtggttcaatttaaaattaaaaagcacACACCACTCAGGAAATTAATGAATGCTTATTGTGATCGTGTG gGCTTGGCAATAGCAGCAGTAAGGTTTAGATTTGATGGACAACCTATAAATGAATTGGATACACCAACTACTCTTGAAATGGAAGAAGGAGATACAATAGAAGTTTATCAACAACAAACAGGAGGAGGATTGTGTTGA
- the LOC724869 gene encoding histone H2B, which yields MPPKVSGKAVKKAGKAQKNISKADKKKKRRRKESYAIYIYKVLKQVHPDTGISSKAMSIMNSFVNDVFERIAAEASRLAHYNKRSTITSREIQTAVRLLLPGELAKHAVSEGTKAVTKYTSSK from the coding sequence ATGCCGCCGAAAGTTAGTGGAAAAGCTGTGAAGAAAGCTGGTAAagcacaaaaaaatattagtaaagctgacaagaaaaagaagagaagaaggaaggaaagctacgctatttacatttacaaagTGCTTAAACAAGTGCATCCTGATACTGGTATATCTAGCAAAGCAATGAGTATCATGAACAGTTTTGTAAATGATGTTTTCGAACGGATTGCAGCAGAAGCGTCAAGATTAGCACATTACAATAAACGATCTACTATTACTTCTCGCGAAATTCAAACTGCTGTAAGACTTTTATTACCTGGTGAATTAGCAAAACACGCAGTCAGTGAAGGTACCAAAGCAGTTACCAAGTATACCAGctcaaaataa
- the LOC724757 gene encoding histone H4 — protein MTGRGKGGKGLGKGGAKRHRKVLRDNIQGITKPAIRRLARRGGVKRISGLIYEETRGVLKVFLENVIRDAVTYTEHAKRKTVTAMDVVYALKRQGRTLYGFGG, from the coding sequence ATGACTGGTCGtggaaagggaggaaaaggaTTGGGAAAAGGAGGAGCAAAGAGACATAGAAAAGTACTTCGTGATAATATTCAAGGTATCACAAAACCTGCCATTCGACGTTTAGCTAGACGAGGTGGTGTAAAACGAATTTCTGGTTTGATTTACGAAGAAACTCGAGGAGTACTTAAagtatttcttgaaaatgttATCCGTGATGCTGTTACATATACTGAacatgcaaaaagaaaaactgtAACTGCCATGGATGTAGTTTATGCTCTGAAGCGTCAGGGAAGAACACTTTATGGATTTGGTGgttaa
- the LOC411541 gene encoding glycerate kinase translates to MYYKRILHKFTQYSGPIFFLSNLNVIKFTCRKMSLNIKSLEKSKSILKNMYFAGVNAVLPKTLIINKVKFKNGILYVGDQSFELKENVYLVGFGKAVMGMAVVLEHMLGNYLKDGIISIPSASTEALWESEDKSYFPLLESGVIKYCEGSTNNQPDERSLETTHQIIDLVESLTENDTLIVLISGGGSALLYMPRPVIDFEDKLYISKMLQNAGADIKEVNIVRSKLSMVKGGGLARMAYPASIISLILSDIVGDPVESIASGPTVYSPKRPKEVIAVLKKYNIFEHLEGDVKKILMSTERFKDKELLTKKKQFKHVTNIILGNNTVAVEASSLEACNYKLTPIILRSDVVGNVHDVSLAYAHITSLICLALDKTLEKEEFFAKVKDIPVLSLPATKVDEIYNLIDNVSEEGLVLIGGGEPTVVVKGKGKGGRNQELALYFSLDWLTKIKAYPRFSEYEVIMLSAGTDGQDGPTDAAGAFGYPAIGPLIHDIYTKVKSTASKMIVKVEEDKEALRKKKEEKEQFDIKKYKEICKTQELSGYLKAKKIETIENNVDSDKNETNMDYENIVLPLIFQTMEIERMLPENTLEDNNSYNLYSRFRKGLDLFKTGFTGTNVMDLHFIYIKRRNCKCKLDIEKEIFDNTLDAHDLHIEPSTIETYKNLYKQESFEWRKLIEKPEIMIKKDEQLNIKIIDDNLRDPCCRKDRKFPLKNLLKDKDFPS, encoded by the exons ATGtactataaaagaatattacataaattcacGCAATATAG TggtccaattttttttctatctaacCTAAACGTTATAAAATTCACATGTAGAAAAatgtcattaaatataaaatctttagaaaaatctaaatctatattaaaaaatatgtattttgctGGTGTTAATGCAGTTTTACCAAAAactcttataataaataaagttaaatttaaaaatggaatattatatgttGGAGACCAAAGTTTTGAacttaaagaaaatgtttatttagtTGGATTTGGTAAAGCAGTCATGGGTATGGCAGTAGTTCTTGAACATATGCTTGGCAATTATTTGAAGGATGGTATTATTAGTATTCCTTCTGCATCAACAGAGGCATTGTGGGAATCTGaagataaatcatattttcctttattagAAAGtggtgtaataaaatattgtgaagGTTCTACAAATAATCAACCAGATGAGAGATCTTTAGAAACAACACATCAAATTATAGACTTAGTAGAATCACTTACGGAAAATGAtactttaattgtattaatatctgGTGGTGGTTCTGCATTACTTTATATGCCAAGACCAGTAATTGattttgaagataaattatatataagtaaaatgcTTCAAAATGCTGGAGCTGATATTAAAGAAGTTAATATAGTGAGAAGCAAATTATCTATGGTAAAAGGTGGTGGTTTGGCTCGAATGGCTTATCCAGCTTCAATTATCAGCTTGATATTGTCTGATATTGTAGGAGATCCTGTAGAATCAATTGCTAGTGGTCCTACAGTATATAGTCCTAAAAGACCAAAAGAAGTAATAGCtgtattgaagaaatataatatatttgaacatttagaaggtgatgtaaaaaaaattttaatgtctacagaaagatttaaagataaagaattgttaactaaaaaaaaacaattcaaacATGTAACTAATATCATCTTAGGAAATAATACAGTGGCAGTTGAAGCATCTTCTTTAGAAGcatgcaattataaattaactcCTATAATATTAAGATCTGATGTTGTAGGTAATGTACATGATGTCAGTTTAGCATATGCTCATATAACAAGTTTAATATGTCTTGCATTAGATAAAacattagaaaaagaagaattttttgcaaaagtaAAAGATATTCCTGTACTTTCTTTACCTGCTACTAAAgtagatgaaatttataatttaattgataatgtgAGTGAAGAAGGATTAGTATTAATTGGAGGAGGAGAGCCAACTGTAGTAgttaaaggaaaaggaaaaggtggTAGAAATCAAGAATtagcattatatttttctctagaTTGGTTGACAAAAATTAAAGCTTATCCTCGATTTTCGGAATATGAAGTAATAATGTTAAGTGCAGGAACAGATGGTCAAGATGGTCCAACAGATGCAGCAGGTGCATTTGGCTATCCTGCTATTGGACCATTAATCcatgatatatatacaaaagtaAAATCTACAGCTTCAAAAATGATAGTTAAAGTAGAGGAAGACAAAGAAGctctaagaaaaaagaaagaagaaaaagaacaatttgatataaagaaatataaagaaatatgcaAAACACAAGAATTAAGTGGTTATTTAAAAGCCAAAAAAATAGAgacaatagaaaataatgttgATTCTgacaaaaatgaaacaaatatggATTATGAGAATATTGTACttccattaatatttcaaacaatggAAATAGAACGTATGTTACCTGAAAATACTTTAGAAGATAATAAttcctataatttatattctcggTTTAGGAAAggtttagatttatttaaaaccgGCTTTACTGGTACTAATGTTATGgacttacattttatttatataaaaagacgcaattgtaaatgtaaattagatattgaaaaagaaatatttgataatacttTAGATGCACATGACTTACATATTGAACCTTCAACTattgaaacatataaaaatttatataaacaagaaTCTTTTGAATGGAGAAAACTTATAGAAAAACCAGAAATTATGATCAAAAAGGATGAAcaacttaatataaaaattattgatgataATTTAAGAGATCCATGTTGTcgtaaagatagaaaatttccgcttaaaaatcttttaaaggaTAAAGATTTtccatcataa
- the LOC411540 gene encoding small G protein signaling modulator 3 homolog, which translates to MDIAKSLFNVRDHEGYIGKEDYNKKLETAASEDEFEIEITGLCGEILSPAPGGPFSALTPSMWPQDILAKLNQPDDPNSQPEYRFDEFGFRVEEEDGPEQSSKKLLGIPFVEDPQHRLQWVALLEFSHNKEVTEFSWQNMDTRLPRTDKLRDMVHHGVPHSLRPQIWMRMSGALQKKCSSEIMYKDIVKASSNDALVTNKQIEKDLLRIMPANACFSHLHSTGIPRLRRIMRALAWLYPDIGYCQGTGTIAASLLLLLEEEDAFWMMATIVEDLLPASYYSSTLLGIQADQRVLRTLVANYLPDIDNVLVQHDIELSLISLHWFLTLFASVVHKKILLRIWDMFLFDGSIVLFQVTLGMLKIKEHELKQVENSAQIFNALSDIPGDIDDVDLLFKISLEVSGSLTDVLVETHRRRHLAYLMADQGGLVGNPDAVPNLPKQHLNRRQMKRNKSMFQTFLFGSYDTEDDAKSKNIRQTEILVDLREAVLQVARHFINVDPKLSNIVLVADYSMESHAKDHDNYVNVSRTRKRRAKALLDFERHDDDELGFRKNDIITIISQKDEHCWVGELNGLRGWFPAKFVELLDERSKQYTCAGDDAVSEAVTDLVRGTLCPAIKAVLEHGMRRPSFLGGPCHPWLFIEEASTREVEKDFNSVYSRLVLCKTYRLDEDGKVLTPEELLYRCVQSVNLTHDNAHAQMDVKLRSLICLGLNEQVLHLWLEVLCSCVEIVQKWYQPWSFINSPGWVQIKCELRILSQFAFNLNPDWELPPKKEQSQPLKDGVRDMLVKHHLFSWDL; encoded by the exons atggATATTgctaaatcattatttaatgttcGTGATCATGAAGGTTATATTGGTAAAGAAGATTATAAT aaaaaattagaaactgCTGCTTCTGaagatgaatttgaaatagaaattacaGGATTATGTGGAGAAATTTTATCTCCTGCACCAGGAGGTCCATTTTCTGCTTTAACACCATCTATGTGGCCTCAAGATATTTTAGCTAAATTAAATCAACCTGATGATCCTAATTCACAACCTGAGTAtag GTTTGATGAATTTGGATTTCgtgtagaagaagaagatggccCAGAACaaagttcaaaaaaattattaggtaTTCCATTTGTTGAAGATCCTCAACATAG aTTACAATGGGTTGCTCTCTTAGAATTCAGTCATAATAAAGAAGTAACTGAATTTTCTTGGCAAAATATGGATACAAGATTACCACGTACAGATAAGTTGCGGGATATGGTTCATCATGGTGTACCTCATTCTCTTAGACCACAAATTTGGATGAGAATGTCAG gagcacttcaaaaaaaatgttcttctGAGATAATGTATAAAGATATAGTTAAAGCATCAAGTAATGATGCATTAGTGACTAATAAACAAATTGAGAAGGATTTATTACGTATTATGCCAGCCAATGCATGTTTTAGTCATCTTCATAGTACAGGAATACCACGTTTAAGACGTATTATGCGTGCTCTTGCTTGGTTATATCCTGATATTgg atactgTCAAGGTACAGGAACAATAGCAGCttctttactattattattagaagagGAAGATGCTTTTTGGATGATGGCTACAATAGTAGAAGATTTATTGCCAGCATCTTACTATTCTTCAACATTATTag gTATTCAAGCTGATCAAAGAGTACTTCGAACATTAGTAGCTAATTATCTTCCTGATATAGACAATGTTTTAGTTCAACATGATATAGAACTAAGTTTAATATCTTTACATTGGTTCTTAACTTTATTTGCATCCgttgtacataaaaaaatattgcttcgTATATGGGATATGTTTCTTTTTGATGGATCTATAGTTTTATTTCAAGTTACTCTTGGAATGCTAAAGATTAAag aaCATGAATTAAAACAAGTAGAAAATTCTGcacaaatatttaatgctCTTTCGGACATACCTGGAGATATTGACGatgtagatttattatttaag ATATCTTTAGAAGTAAGTGGATCATTAACAGACGTTTTGGTTGAAACTCATAGACGTAGACATTTGGCCTATTTAATGGCAGATCAAGGTGGTTTAGTGGGTAATCCTGATGCTGTACCAAATTTACCAAAACAACATCTTAATAG acgtcaaatgaaaagaaataaatcaatgtTTCAAACGTTTTTATTTGGAAGTTATGATACCGAAGATGatgcaaaatcaaaaaatattcgtcaaacag aaatattggtTGATCTAAGGGAAGCTGTTTTACAAGTTGCAagacattttataaatgttgatccaaaattaagtaatattgTGCTTGTAGCAGATTATAGTATGGAAAGTCATGCAAAAGATCATGATAATTATGTGAATGTATCACGGactagaaaaagaagagcTAAAGCATTATtag attttgaaagacatgatgatgatgaattaGGATTccgaaaaaatgatataattacaattataagtCAAAAAGATGAACATTGCTGGGTAGGAGAACTTAATGGATTAAGAGGATGGTTTCCTGCAAAATTTGTAGAACTATTAGATGAAAGAAGTAAACAATATACATGTGCTGGAGATGATGCAGTTAGCGAAGCTGTTACTGATTTAGTAAGAGGAACCTTGTGTCCAGCTATAAAAGCAGTATTAGAACATGGAATGCGTAGACCATCGTTTTTAGGTGGTCCATGTCATCCATGGCTTTTTATTGAAGAAGCTTCAACTAGAGaagtagaaaaagattttaattcagTTTACAGCAGATTAGTACTATGTAAAACATATAGATTAGATGAAGATGGAAAAGTGCTTACACCTGAAGAG ttaTTATATCGATGTGTTCAATCAGTAAATTTAACACATGATAATGCACATGCACAAATGGATGTGAAGTTACGATCCCTCATTTGTTTAGGTTTGAACGAACAAGTGTTGCATTTATGGCTTGAAGTTTTATGCTCTTGTGTAGAAATTGTGCAAAAatg GTATCAGCCATGGAGTTTTATAAACAGTCCTGGCTGGGTACAAATTAAATgtgaattaagaatattaagtcaatttgcatttaatttaaatcctgATTGGGAATTACCACCCAAGAAAGAACAATCTCAACCTTTAAAAGATGGTGTTCGTGACATGTTAGTCAAACACCATTTATTTAGTTGGGATCTTTAg
- the LOC411539 gene encoding KAT8 regulatory NSL complex subunit 1: MGVSTAHVKCRCGCVRTWEPLDVEAAALAVSVAVMAPALTEGGPQKPENLLPSLPAGGFLSPEQATQVCQNREILAKFVVSANVQPSKIDEQCLHGISKDLIRDVINSKYANDLDSLSTFTHGSDLITKKVLIKEDCEQLDILGSPEKKVTDTIMNDPSMGDQADNMGFLKSSADLPLVGSETAGDNKNLDVDQIMAFGSDITTDNEQCNISNVGDIGQNVEEILQVIKSIEDVENAENISAGSSEPVQSTVDGVEMFSMPEEGFSSFERDLLDVDVISICNIADAVDQHKVNTLKLQQDVAQKQHESERKCAFLLRRLRKLQARIIGRHVAEENTGVLELAHHGVKKYLFQELVNISSKSNVRNFPEISSSLSSFLQKIEKMCVAQSNSVNRQRLCCRYFGDGSRDNLSSTSGNSNRQSVFGTPQVKIKGEEVESVAGPLATQLHVVESNLDSDCTASSSGGESCDEMQTFNNPHQQSISISKRAAWRYAQDRAGVAARWTWLQAQISDLEYRIRQHNELQRHIRANKGLVILDNAETVNGYSGVLPGSTGRYNSPEGELPASRTRPFVWSFYRKRKLLQLDKLHEVSKRAAKASTVRCNCDHVLPPCALCTGRLDPMQPQEPIEQMSVQERVALVDPSFHPVLSFPDEITQGTHLEAIMKSVEWQQKMLRGNLRITRLKDKDINERRNKKLPGHRKYAARLKKSSSSILTARIKKKMLKGKRNRLGHDRSVHGLSRKRMQKLTTEDDDDISALSSSSKHSFPVSSPLHHTIASTTEKNTIKEKNSHGRLRQNSYDIDNIVIPYSVAASTRLEKLQYKEILTPKWRLCEEPSKLDIKNGVMHRPSQDSDFEDMSDETIALRHERSEREENKRFMTYMNMPHQSRIRHNRRTDSRADSGANTPDPMSPHASDFGGDMMSPITSPPATPQVQDSEHQHNSDNMHRSSALQNAIRRRATPTLRIGKDDTNISINEDENEILPYEPRVFPLSEEVYDKMLEVMPDGHWQPSSASLCSRDEEKADDDGEMDSPESDSTESACCDIEGEDPNDPEWTVGDDRDTEKERIRPTAKR; the protein is encoded by the exons ATGGGAGTGAGCACAGCACATGTGAAGTGTAGGTGTGGGTGCGTACGCACGTGGGAGCCTCTGGATGTCGAGGCTGCAGCACTGGCAGTGTCAGTGGCAGTGATGGCCCCTGCTCTGACGGAAGGTGGTCCTCAAAAGCCTGAAAATTTGCTCCCTTCCCTTCCAGCTGGTGGATTTCTTTCCCCAGAGCAGGCTACGCAGGTGTGTCAGAATCGTGAAATTCTGGCAAAATTTGTTGTTTCTGCAAACGTTCAACCATCAAAGATCGACGAGCAGTGTTTACATGGTATCTCTAAGGATCTCATTCGTGATGTCATCAACTCGAAATATGCCAATGATCTTGATAGCTTGTCTACATTTACGCACGGATCTGACTTGATTACAAAGAAAGTACTAATAAAGGAGGACTGTGAACAACTGGACATTCTGGGCAGTCCAGAAAAAAAGGTGACTGATACTATAATGAACGACCCATCTATGGGTGATCAAGCGGACAATATGGGTTTCTTAAAATCAAGCGCAGACTTGCCTTTGGTGGGCTCAGAAACAGCAGGAGACAATAAAAATCTGGATGTGGATCAAATAATGGCCTTTGGTAGCGACATAACTACAGATAATGAACAATGTAATATTAGTAATGTTGGGGATATTGGGCAAAATGTTGAGGAAATTTTACAAGTAATTAAATCTATTGAGGATGTGGAAAATGCAGAAAACATATCTGCAGGTAGTAGTGAACCAGTCCAAAGTACAGTTGATGGAGTTGAAATGTTTTCTATGCCTGAAGAAGGATTTTCATCTTTTGAAAGAGATTTACTTGATGTTGATGTTATAAGTATTTGCAATATTGCTGATGCAGTGGACCAACATAAAGTGAATACTTTAAAGTTACAACAAGATGTTGCCCAAAAACAACATGAGAGTGAAAGGAAATgtgcatttttattaagaagacTGAGAAAGCTTCAAGCAAGAATAATAGGCAGGCATGTTGCTGAAGAAAATACTGGAGTTCTTGAACTTGCTCATCATGGagtgaaaaaatatctttttcaagaattagTTAATATTAGTTCTAAATCCAATGTTAGAAACTTTCCTGAAATTAGTAGTAGTTTGAGTTcctttttgcaaaaaattgaaaaaatgtgtGTTGCTCAGAGTAATAGTGTGAATCGTCAGCGATTATGTTGCCGGTATTTTGGTGATGGATCACGTGATAATTTGAGTAGTACTTCCGGTAACAGCAACCGCCAATCAGTGTTTGGTACTCctcaagttaaaattaaaggtGAAGAAGTAGAAAGTGTGGCTGGACCTTTAGCCACACAATTACATGTTGTGGAATCTAATCTTGACTCCGATTGTACTGCATCCAGTAGTGGTGGAGAAAGTTGTGATGAAATGCAGACATTTAACAATCCACATCAACAAAGTATATCTAT ATCAAAGAGAGCAGCATGGAGGTATGCTCAAGATCGTGCAGGTGTAGCAGCAAGATGGACATGGTTGCAAGCACAAATATCGGATTTGGAATATAGGATTAGACAGCATAATGAATTACAACGGCATATTAGAGCTAATAAAGGATTAGTGATACTTGATAATGCAGAAACAGTGAATGGCTATAGTGGTGTTTTACCAGGTTCTACAGGACGTTATAATTCACCTGAAGGTGAATTACCAGCTAGTAGGACTCGGCCTTTTGTGTGGAGTTTTtataggaaaagaaaattattacaattagataaattacatGAAGTCTCGAAACGTGCTGCAAAAGCATCAACAGTAAGATGCAATTGTGATCATGTATTACCACCATGTGCTTTATGTACTGGAAGATTAGATCCAATGCAACCACAAGAACCAATTGAACAAATGTCTGTACAAGAAAGAGTTGCACTTGTTGATCCTAGTTTTCATCCTGTTTTGTCATTTCCTGatg AAATTACACAAGGAACTCATCTTGAAGCCATTATGAAATCAGTGGAATGGCAACAAAAAATGTTAAGGGGTAATTTACGAATTACGCgtttaaaagataaagatatcaatgaaagaagaaataaaaaacttcCAGGACATAGAAAATATGCagctcgattaaaaaaatcatcttcaAGTATTCTTACTGCaa gaattaagaagaaaatgttgaaaggaaaaagaaatagactTGGTCATGATAGAAGTGTTCATGGTTTAAGTAGAAAAAGGATGCAAAAATTAACAACtgaagatgatgatgatattagTGCACTTTCCAGCTCTAGTAAGCATTCATTTCCAGTGTCTTCTCCTTTACATCATACTATTGCTTCTACTACAGAAAAGAatacaattaaagaaaagaattctcaTGG acGCTTGAGACAAAATTCGTacgatattgataatatagttATACCTTATAGTGTAGCTGCTTCAACTAGGCTTGAAAAGTtacaatataaagaaatattaacacCAAA gTGGAGGTTATGTGAAGAACCTTCaaaattggatattaaaaatgGTGTTATGCATAGGCCTAGTCAAGACAGTGat ttcgAAGATATGTCGGATGAAACTATTGCTTTAAGACACGAACGAAGtgaacgagaagaaaataaacgttTTATGACATATATGAATATGCCACATCAATCACGTATTCGGCATAATCGTAGAACAGATAGTCGAGCAGATAGTGGTGCGAATACACCAG atccTATGTCTCCACATGCAAGTGATTTTGGTGGAGATATGATGTCACCAATTACATCACCTCCTGCAACTCCTCAAGTTCAAGATTCAGAACATCAACATAATTCGGATAATATGCATCGATCATCTGCCTTACAAAATGCTATACGACGTCGTGCTACACCTACATTAAGAATAGGAAAAGACGAcactaatatttcaataaatgagGATGAAAATGAG aTTTTGCCATATGAACCAAGAGTATTTCCATTATCTGAAGAAGTTTATGATAAAATGCTGGAAGTAATGCCAGATGGTCATTGGCAACCTTCGTCAGCATCTCTTTGTTCCCGTGATGAAGAAAAAGCAGATGAT GATGGGGAAATGGATTCTCCAGAATCAGATTCGACAGAATCAGCTTGTTGTGACATAGAGGGTGAGGATCCCAATGATCCTGAATGGACAGTAGGTGACGATAGGGATACTGAAAAGGAACGAATACGTCCGACGGCTAAGAGATAG